A genomic segment from Anabas testudineus chromosome 6, fAnaTes1.2, whole genome shotgun sequence encodes:
- the LOC113165699 gene encoding mitotic spindle assembly checkpoint protein MAD1-like — protein sequence MDTQFKCCTLNSLESKLREAYKQSRWTLDSSGFLQQDLDMWDTKSHLMAQTSAWCGMASVSGTGFLSKVSSSTSGSTVGFRQNDPGLRRWQSLSHVAPESATQSLSPSLGAELRATRSESRFRQLEVEQWLQDAHERLDTQLERLRTRDTQLSYHITAAQQLDMKYKQLSEAMRTLELEEEATNLSKFGKSQKCRELRDKSQKDLLQMRSTLDRGRNDQPPERTPGSLSRTLPVSQEDFNRHEKQKVDTEQCKLKKAEITTKAQEDEQNQTQRMLLNQIEELNQRLSHSAQNHSEVQEQLTEANNKISQACLEKAILSMQVLKLEDNIKDLKAKLTEALSDKRDTIQDKADLQSVQVLELEAERTKSDDIAESHNNKQGKETVLMKEESKVLREVNEKLTCQLELIKQRLEVVQCQLQELTAERINVSKQVTDLEAENSQLIREREELLNKMYEGENEMKDKCCQLRESVEILQLEKQKLQDQYVCLEAKLLEEEEEIQLQEEEYKKKDAVRVQNIEELKAVASHWAEKWQKVALALQSTQEELDNVKKNSRSEPQHNDGHLANELKELQKKIEKDKEQIDNLLQQKVSLEKLLTDNKKKCDSLLRIELDACKQELDLERSRNQMLLQRYKGGEDVQTQDKETLTDLSESSLLLEPPSDSHSSQNNCPPWSIEKSEVELLKRKLAEREKELREKTEALKSLERIRDTGETEAQIKFSALELKEKASEDSQDSEDQANASTTDSLRAQLEESSRRANQLQQEKTWAVQRLQTLKDLYPIKDEEQSVEGRDGKTVCSVHLETDQQRRMITEQLKNLFKEREEKEAGEVDGTAAAARTGAPSLQDWTSTPKVVRTVDRWNWQQSSGLMPVFEEDEEDSELPTEEEEQPREEGHVQKSLHNETHQISAMNEANIKLKAKNENLLQVLRVKQTSQDQHITAEKVSQPSDAVLPNLCSDDSDRQRKTYSLYPDGIFLAERVDLCSSNEDEEEELSVS from the exons ATGGATACTCAGTTCAAGTGCTGTACACTGAATAGCTTGGAATCAAAGCTGCGTGAAGCTTACAAGCAGAGCAGGTGGACGCTGGACAGCAGTGGGTTTCTGCAGCAAG ACCTTGACATGTGGGACACCAAATCTCATTTAATGGCCCAG aCCTCAGCATGGTGTGGTATGGCCTCTGTCTCTGGGACAGGCTTTCTGTCCAAAGTCAGCTCAAG CACATCTGGCAGCACTGTTGGATTCAGACAGAATGATCCAGGTTTAAGGAGATGGCAATCATTGTCTCATGTGGCACCTGAAAGTGCTACACAGTCTCTTTCTCCGTCTCTTGGGGCTGAATTACGAGCTACCCGAAGCGAAAGTAGGTTTAGACAATTAGAAGTGGAGCAATGGCTGCAGGATGCACATGAGCGTCTAGACACACAGCTGGAACGGCTGAGGACCAGAGATACACAGCTGAGTTACCACATAACTGCTGCACAGCAGCTTGACATGAAGTATAAG CAGCTGTCAGAAGCAATGAGAACTCttgagctggaggaggaggccACTAATTTATCCAAGTTTGGAAAGAGCCAAAAGTGTAGAGAGCTCCGTGATAA GTCTCAGAAGGATCTGCTGCAAATGAGGTCGACTTTGGACAGAGGACGTAATGATCAACCACCTGAAAGAACTCCAGGTTCACTTAGCAGAACGTTACCAGTGAGCCAAGAAGACTTTAACAGACat GAAAAGCAAAAGGTTGACACAGAGCAGTGTAAACTGAAAAAGGCTGAGATAACGACAAAGGCACAAGAGGATGAGCAAAACCAG ACACAGAGGATGCTGCTGAATCAAATCGAGGAGTTGAACCAGAGGCTCAGCCACAGTGCACAGAATCACTCTGAGGTGCAAGAACAGCTGACTGAAGCTAACAACAAGATTAGCCAAGCATGCCTG GAAAAAGCCATCTTGTCAATGCAGGTGCTAAAGCTGGAGGATAATATAAAAGACCTGAAGGCCAAACTGACAGAGGCTCTGTCTGACAAACGTGACACGATCCAA GACAAAGCAGATCTGCAGAGTGTCCAGGTCCTGGAGTTGGAGGCTGAGAGGACCAAGTCAGATGATATTGCAGAGTCTCATAACAACAAACAGGGCAAAGAAACAGTTCTAATGAAGGAAGAATCAAAGGTTCTTAGAGAG GTAAATGAAAAGCTGACGTGTCAACTTGAATTGATTAAGCAGAGGCTCGAGGTAGTACAGTGTCAGCTACAGGAGCTAACAGCAGAGAGGATCAACGTCTCCAAACAGGTCACAGATCTGGAGGCAGAAAACTCTCAGCTgatcagagaaagagaggaactGTTGAACAAAATGTATGAAGGTGAAAATGAGATGAAGGACAAGTGCTGCCAGCTCAG GGAATCTGTGGAAATTTTGcaattagaaaaacagaaacttcaGGATCAGTACGTGTGTTTGGAGGCTAAACTTctcgaggaggaggaggagattcAACTGCAGGAGGAAGagtataaaaagaaagatgcagTGAGAGTCCAAAACATCGAGGAACTAAAAGCCGTGGCTTCACATTGGGCCGAGAAATGGCAAAAGGTGGCTTTAGCTCTGCAGTCCACACAGGAGGAGTTAGACAATGTGAAGAAGAACTCCAGAAGTGAA CCTCAACATAATGATGGACACCTGGCAAATGAGCTCAAAGAACTTCAGAAAAAGATTGAAAAAGACAA AGAACAAATTGATaacctgctgcagcagaaagtcaGTCTGGAGAAACTGTTGACTGACAACAAG aaaaaatgtgatTCACTGCTGAGGATTGAACTTGATGCGTGTAAACAGGAGCTGGACCTGGAAAGAAGCAGGAatcagatgctgctgcagagataTAAAG GTGGTGAGGATGTGCAGACTCAAGACAAAGAGACGTTAACAGA CTTATCAGAATCCTCTTTGTTATTGGAGCCACCGTCAGACTCCCACAGCAGCCAAAACAATTGCCCTCCG TGGTCCATAGAAAAGAGTGAGGTTGAATTGCTAAAGAGAAAACttgcagaaagagagaaggaactGAGGGAAAA gACAGAAGCTTTGAAGAGTTTAGAAAGGATACGAGACACAGGAGAAACTGAAGCTCAAATCAAGTTTTCTGCTTTGGAGCTGAAG GAAAAGGCATCTGAAGACAGTCAAGACAGTGAAGACCAAGCAAATGCCTCAACCACTGATTCACTGAGAGCGCAGCTGGAAG agagcagcaggagggcaaaccagctgcagcaggagaaaacGTGGGCAGTCCAGAGGCTTCAAACACTAAAAGACCTTTACCCA ATCAAAGATGAAGAACAGTCTGTTGAAGGCAGGGATGGTAAAACTGTATGTTCTGTTCATCTAGAAACAGACCAGCAGAGGAGGATGATCACTGAGCAG TTAAAGAATCTGTTTAAAGAGCGAGAAGAAAAAGAGGCGGGAGAGGTTGAtggcacagcagcagcagctcggaCTGGAGCACCTTCACTTCAAGACTGGACTTCCACACCTAAGGTTGTGAGG acagtggacaGGTGGAACTGGCAGCAGAGCTCAGGTTTGATGCCAGTGTttgaagaggatgaggaggacagtgagttgccaacagaggaggaggaacagcCAAGAGAAGAAGGACATGTGCAAAAAAGCCTCCACAATGAGACGCACCAG ATATCTGCTATGAATGAAGCAAACATCAAACTGAAGGCAAAAAATGAGAATCTGCTACAAG tTTTAAGGGTCAAACAGACAAGCCAGGATCAACACATTACTGCAGAAAAAGTGTCACAGCCTTCTGATGCTGTCCTGCCAAACCTTTGCTCAGATGACTCTGACAGGCAGCGGAAAACTTATTCCCTCTATCCTGATGGAATATTCCTGGCCGAGCGTGTAGATCTCTGTAGCTctaatgaagatgaagaggaggaactGAGTGTTTCTTAA
- the edc3 gene encoding enhancer of mRNA-decapping protein 3 has product MAADWLGSLVSINCGPTLGVYQGEVSSVDQSSQTISLRQPFHNGVKCPVPEVTFSAIDIKELKILDIRNGNTRTSSSGTTKVSSAPVAVPKGDPRSVEKLNSPLHCSKSYGERHLDIPGQPKGFRRRHNSWSSSSRGANQATPKKNGVKNGQMKHRDDECFGDGVDDGLDTDFDFEGNLALFDKAAVFSEIDISERRNGARSRGTPQEQTPSRYRHDENILEAKPVVYRQITVPQPGAKEYCTDSGLVVPSISYELHKRLLSVAERHGLSLERRLEMTGVCASQMALTLLGGPNRFTPKNLHQRPTVALLCGPHVQGAQGISCGRHLANHEVEVILFLPNFVKMLDSVTSELTLFNKTGGKQVSSIKDLPDTPVDLIINCLDCHENTFLMDQPWYRAAADWANQNRAPVLSLDPPASGQGQAVEAKWSLSLCLPLALGEGAGRVYLCDIGIPLQVFQEVGMKYHSPFGCKFVIPLHSA; this is encoded by the exons ATGGCTGCGGATTGGTTGGGTAGTTTGGTGTCAATTAACTGTGGGCCAACACTGGGAGTCTATCAGGGAGAGGTATCATCTGTGGACCAATCCAGCCAAACCATCTCTTTAAGACAGCCTTTCCATAACGGAGTCAAGTGCCCTGTTCCCGAAGTCACATTCAG TGCCATTGACATAAAGGAACTAAAGATTTTAGATATAAGAAATGGCAACACTAGGACCAGCTCTTCTGGTACTACAAAGGTCAGCAGTGCTCCAGTTGCAGTCCCAAAAGGTGATCCAAGATCAGTGGAGAAACTAAACTCTCCTCTGCACTGCTCTAAAAGTTATGGAGAACGTCATCTGGATATACCTGGGCAGCCTAAAGGATTTCGACGAAGACATAACTCTT GGTCGTCTAGTAGTCGAGGGGCAAACCAAGCGACACCGAAAAAGAATGGAGTAAAGAATGGTCAGATGAAGCACAGAGATGATGAGTGCTTTGGGGATGGTGTAGATGATGGCCTTGACACAGACTTTGATTTTGAAGGAAACCTGGCTCTTTTTGACAAAGCAGCAGTTTTCTCAGAGATTGACATATCAGAGAGGCGTAATGGTGCGAGGTCACGCGGGACACCACAAGAGCAGACTCCCTCACGGTACCGGCATGATGAAAACATCCTGGAGGCCAAACCTGTTGTGTACAGACAAATTACTGTACCACAGCCTGGAGCTAAAGAATACTGCACTG ACTCTGGCCTTGTTGTACCCAGTATATCCTATGAATTACACAAGCGCCTGCTGTCAGTCGCTGAGCGCCATGGTCTCTCACTGGAGCGAAGACTTGAAATGACTGGAGTATGTGCCAGTCAGATGGCACTTACATTGCTCGGGGGGCCCAACAG ATTCACTCCAAAGAATTTACACCAGCGTCCCACTGTGGCTCTGTTGTGTGGCCCTCATGTTCAGGGGGCGCAGGGGATCAGCTGTGGTCGTCACCTGGCCAATCATGAAGTGGAGGTCATCCTGTTTCTGCCAAATTTTGTCAAGATGCTTGACTCTGTCACCAGTGAGCTCACACTGTTTAACAAAACTGGGGGCAAACAGGTGTCGAGTATCAAAG ACCTCCCAGACACCCCAGTAGATCTAATCATTAACTGTCTGGACTGCCACGAGAACACATTCCTGATGGATCAGCCTTGGTACCGAGCAGCTGCAGACTGGGCTAACCAGAATAGAGCTCCAGTGCTCAGCTTAGACCCTCCTGCCAGCGGACAGGGTCAGGCAGTCGAAGCCAAGtggtccctctctctctgtcttccactTGCTCTGGGTGAGGGGGCTGGCAGGGTTTACCTGTGTGACATAGGTATCCCTCTCCAGGTGTTCCAGGAAGTGGGAATGAAGTACCATTCTCCTTTTGGTTGCAAATTTGTCATTCCCTTGCACTCAGCATAA
- the LOC113165631 gene encoding tyrosine-protein kinase CSK-like, which produces MTEIQTPWPQGTECVARYNFKGTSEQDLPFNKGDVLTIIVVTKDPNWYKAKNTAGREGTIPANYVQKREGVKSGGKLSLMPWFHGKITRDQAERLLNPPETGMFLVRESTNYPGDYTLCVGCDGKVEHYRIIYHNGKLTIDEEVFFENLMQLVEHYTKDADGLCTKLIKPKLEEGTVAAQDEFSRSGWSLNRKDLKLQQVIGKGEFGDVMVGDYRGTKVAVKCIKNDATAQAFIAEASVMTQLRHDNLVQLLGVIVEENGSLFIVTEYMAKGCLVDYLRSRGRTVLGGDALLNFALDVCEAMAYLEANNFVHRDLAARNVLVSEDNIAKVSDFGLTKEASSTQDTAKLPVKWTSPEALREKKFSTKSDVWSYGILLWEIYSFGRVPYPRIPLKEVVPRVEKGYKMDCPDGCPEVVYNIMKQCWNLDPAARPSFQMLKEWLQHITQGMGRKNE; this is translated from the exons ATGACAGAGATCCAG ACGCCGTGGCCACAGGGCACTGAGTGTGTGGCCAGGTATAACTTCAAAGGCACATCAGAACAGGACCTGCCTTTTAACAAAGGCGACGTGTTGACTATCATTGTCGTCACAAAG gatcCAAACTGGTACAAAGCTAAGAACACTGCAGGTCGTGAGGGGACCATTCCAGCTAACTATGTTCAGAAAAGAGAAGGAGTGAAATCTGGAGGCAAACTGAGCCTAATGCC ATGGTTCCATGGTAAAATAACGCGAGATCAAGCAGAAAGGTTGCTTAACCCACCTGAAACAGGCATGTTTTTAGTACGAGAGAGCACCAACTACCCCGGTGACTACACTCTGTGTGTGGGCTGTGATGGGAAGGTGGAGCACTACCGCATCATCTACCACAACGGCAAGCTCACAATTGATGAGGAAGTATTTTTTGAAAACCTCATGCAACTGGTTGAG CACTACACCAAAGATGCAGATGGCCTGTGCACCAAACTAATCAAGCCAAAGTTGGAGGAAGGCACGGTGGCCGCTCAGGATGAATTTTCCAGGA GTGGCTGGTCATTGAACAGAAAGGACCTCAAGCTGCAGCAGGTTATTGGGAAAGGAGAGTTTGGAG atgtCATGGTAGGAGACTACAGAGGGACTAAAGTTGCTGTGAAGTGCATCAAGAATGATGCTACGGCACAGGCCTTTATTGCAGAGGCTTCTGTGATGAC GCAACTACGACACGATAACCTAGTGCAGCTGCTTGGGGTGATAGTGGAGGAGAATGGGAGTTTGTTTATAGTTACTGAGTACATGGCAAAG ggCTGTTTGGTTGATTACTTACGCTCCAGAGGCCGGACAGTACTTGGTGGCGACGCTCTTCTTAATTTTGCCCT GGACGTCTGCGAAGCCATGGCGTACCTAGAGGCCAATAACTTTGTCCACCGAGACTTAGCAGCCCGAAACGTTCTCGTGTCAGAAGACAACATTGCCAAAGTCAGTGATTTCGGTCTAACCAAGGAGGCCTCTTCCACTCAGGATACTGCTAAGCTGCCTGTGAAGTGGACATCACCAGAGGCTCTAAGAGAAAAG AAATTTTCCACCAAATCAGATGTTTGGAGCTACGGTATTTTGCTATGGGAGATTTACTCTTTTGGCCGAGTGCCTTATCCAAGAATT CCATTAAAAGAAGTAGTGCCTCGAGTGGAGAAGGGGTACAAAATGGACTGTCCTGATGGCTGCCCTGAAGTGGTTTATAACATCATGAAACAGTGCTGGAACCTGGATCCTGCTGCACGACCAAGTTTTCAAATGTTGAAGGAGTGGTTACAACATATCACCCAAGGGATGGGGAGAAAAAACGAGTGA
- the adal gene encoding adenosine deaminase-like protein isoform X1: MDHEVGLFCRELPKVELHAHLNGSVSYQTIEKLIRRKPHLNIEHSMTAIGKGQRRTLEECFQVFKVIHQLVDTEEDILMVATDVIREFAEDGVKYLELRSTPREEKNTGLTKKRYVETIIKAIQQCKNEGVDIDVRFLVAIDRRNGPEAAMETVKLAEEFLLSSDGLVVGLDLSGDPKVGHGKDLLPALQRGRNSGLKLSLHLSEVPSQLEESDLLLNLPPDRIGHGTFLHPEMGGSQSLVDKVLKNNIPLELCLTSNVKGQTVPSYSKHHFKYWYQLGHPSVICTDDKGVFCTDLSHEYQLVASTFGLSREALWNLSQQAIDCIFAPETVKQQLKWRWTDLKHHIFTVTKPEANYVSQTVV, translated from the exons atGGATCATGAAGTTGGTTTATTTTGTCGGGAGCTGCCAAAAGTG GAGCTTCATGCTCATCTTAACGGTTCCGTCAGCTACCAGACCATCGAAAAACTCATCAGACGAAAACCACACCTCAACATTGAGCACAGCATGACGGCCATCGGCAAAGGCCAGCGGAGGACACTGGAAGA GTGTTTTCAGGTGTTCAAGGTTATCCATCAGTTGGTGGACACAGAAGAGGATATCCTGATG GTTGCAACAGATGTTATCAGAGAGTTTGCAGAGGATGGTGTGAAATACTTAGAGCTGAGAAGTACTCCAAGGGAGGAGAAGAACACAG GATTAACAAAAAAGAGATACGTTGAAACTATCATCAAAGCCATTCAGCAGTGTAAAAACGAAGGAGTGGACATTGATGTCAG GTTTCTCGTGGCCATTGACCGCAGGAATGGGCCTGAGGCTGCAATGGAGACAGTGAAGCTGGCTGAGGAGTTCCTGCTGTCCTCAGatggtttggtggtgggtctCGACCTGAGTGGAGATCCAAAG GTGGGACATGGCAAAGATCTACTTCCAGCTCTGCAGAGGGGCAGAAACTCAGGACTGAAGTTGTCACTGCACCTCTCCGAA GTACCATCCCAACTGGAAGAGTCAGATTTGCTGCTGAATCTTCCTCCAGACAGGATTGGTCACGGCACCTTCCTACATCCTGAAATGGGTGGATCTCAAAGCCTTGTTGACAAAGTCCTAAAGAACAATATACCACTGG AGTTATGTTTGACATCGAATGTTAAGGGACAGACGGTTCCATCTTACTCCAAACATCACTTCAAATACTGGTACCAGTTGGGACATCCAAGTGTGATTTGT ACTGACGATAAGGGGGTCTTCTGTACAGACTTGTCTCATGAATATCAGCTCGTAGCTTCTACATTTGGTCTCAGTCGTGAAGCCTTATGGAATCTCTCTCAGCAGGCTATAGACTGTATCTTTGCACCAGAGACTGTAAAACAGCAGCTCAAATGGAGGTGGACtgatttaaaacatcacatattCACAGTGACAAAGCCTGAAGCCAATTATGTAAGTCAgactgttgtttaa
- the adal gene encoding adenosine deaminase-like protein isoform X2, with the protein MDHEVGLFCRELPKELHAHLNGSVSYQTIEKLIRRKPHLNIEHSMTAIGKGQRRTLEECFQVFKVIHQLVDTEEDILMVATDVIREFAEDGVKYLELRSTPREEKNTGLTKKRYVETIIKAIQQCKNEGVDIDVRFLVAIDRRNGPEAAMETVKLAEEFLLSSDGLVVGLDLSGDPKVGHGKDLLPALQRGRNSGLKLSLHLSEVPSQLEESDLLLNLPPDRIGHGTFLHPEMGGSQSLVDKVLKNNIPLELCLTSNVKGQTVPSYSKHHFKYWYQLGHPSVICTDDKGVFCTDLSHEYQLVASTFGLSREALWNLSQQAIDCIFAPETVKQQLKWRWTDLKHHIFTVTKPEANYVSQTVV; encoded by the exons atGGATCATGAAGTTGGTTTATTTTGTCGGGAGCTGCCAAAA GAGCTTCATGCTCATCTTAACGGTTCCGTCAGCTACCAGACCATCGAAAAACTCATCAGACGAAAACCACACCTCAACATTGAGCACAGCATGACGGCCATCGGCAAAGGCCAGCGGAGGACACTGGAAGA GTGTTTTCAGGTGTTCAAGGTTATCCATCAGTTGGTGGACACAGAAGAGGATATCCTGATG GTTGCAACAGATGTTATCAGAGAGTTTGCAGAGGATGGTGTGAAATACTTAGAGCTGAGAAGTACTCCAAGGGAGGAGAAGAACACAG GATTAACAAAAAAGAGATACGTTGAAACTATCATCAAAGCCATTCAGCAGTGTAAAAACGAAGGAGTGGACATTGATGTCAG GTTTCTCGTGGCCATTGACCGCAGGAATGGGCCTGAGGCTGCAATGGAGACAGTGAAGCTGGCTGAGGAGTTCCTGCTGTCCTCAGatggtttggtggtgggtctCGACCTGAGTGGAGATCCAAAG GTGGGACATGGCAAAGATCTACTTCCAGCTCTGCAGAGGGGCAGAAACTCAGGACTGAAGTTGTCACTGCACCTCTCCGAA GTACCATCCCAACTGGAAGAGTCAGATTTGCTGCTGAATCTTCCTCCAGACAGGATTGGTCACGGCACCTTCCTACATCCTGAAATGGGTGGATCTCAAAGCCTTGTTGACAAAGTCCTAAAGAACAATATACCACTGG AGTTATGTTTGACATCGAATGTTAAGGGACAGACGGTTCCATCTTACTCCAAACATCACTTCAAATACTGGTACCAGTTGGGACATCCAAGTGTGATTTGT ACTGACGATAAGGGGGTCTTCTGTACAGACTTGTCTCATGAATATCAGCTCGTAGCTTCTACATTTGGTCTCAGTCGTGAAGCCTTATGGAATCTCTCTCAGCAGGCTATAGACTGTATCTTTGCACCAGAGACTGTAAAACAGCAGCTCAAATGGAGGTGGACtgatttaaaacatcacatattCACAGTGACAAAGCCTGAAGCCAATTATGTAAGTCAgactgttgtttaa